From Lysobacter auxotrophicus, the proteins below share one genomic window:
- a CDS encoding GDSL-type esterase/lipase family protein, producing the protein MLIVGDSLSSAHRMEPSQGWVSLLQAKLATQTDTPPAIVNASRGGKTLTNALEELPALLTAHHPDVVVLELGGNDAILGAKRDAIERDLSRLIELSRAQGARVAILGFAVPPAFDKDGSADLLREAYVTVAKTQGIALLPSLLGDISTTPALLQDDGIHPNAAAQPRVLENAWPTLRPLLLGDARDGATVRTSGASK; encoded by the coding sequence GTGCTGATCGTCGGCGACAGCCTCAGCAGCGCCCACCGCATGGAGCCATCGCAAGGCTGGGTTTCCCTGCTGCAGGCCAAGCTCGCCACGCAAACGGATACCCCGCCCGCCATCGTCAACGCGAGCCGCGGCGGCAAGACGCTGACCAATGCGCTCGAAGAACTTCCGGCCCTGCTCACCGCGCACCACCCCGATGTCGTCGTGCTCGAACTGGGCGGCAACGACGCGATCCTCGGCGCGAAGCGCGACGCGATCGAACGCGATCTGAGCAGGCTCATCGAACTTTCGCGGGCGCAGGGCGCGAGGGTCGCGATCCTCGGCTTCGCGGTACCGCCGGCGTTCGACAAGGACGGTTCCGCCGATCTGCTGCGCGAGGCCTACGTCACGGTCGCGAAGACACAGGGCATCGCCCTGCTTCCCTCGCTGCTGGGTGATATCTCCACCACGCCGGCGCTGCTGCAGGACGATGGCATCCACCCCAACGCGGCCGCCCAGCCGCGTGTGCTCGAAAACGCCTGGCCGACCCTGCGCCCGCTGCTGCTGGGCGATGCGCGAGACGGTGCAACCGTGCGCACCTCGGGTGCATCCAAGTAG
- a CDS encoding ABC transporter ATP-binding protein: MNASASLVSAAAPVVSARGLRKAYKNKLALDDTAFEIPAGRIVGLIGPNGAGKTTALKAILGLIPFEGELRVLGRDPRTERDELMRDVCFIADVAVLPRWIRVKEAIDFVAGVHPRFDRAKCERFLAHTQLKPQMRVRELSKGMIVQLHLALVMAIDARLLVLDEPTLGLDILYRKQFYQRLLEDYFDEEKTILVTTHQVEEIEHILTDVMFIRDGKVVLNNDMETLGERFTEVMVNGERTNDARALRPIDERALPFGKTVMLFDGVPRAQLAGLGETRTPGLADLFVATMKGTYA, encoded by the coding sequence ATGAACGCCTCCGCTTCCCTCGTCTCCGCAGCCGCGCCGGTCGTAAGCGCCCGCGGCCTGCGCAAGGCCTACAAGAACAAGCTCGCGCTGGACGACACCGCGTTCGAGATCCCCGCCGGCCGCATCGTCGGCCTGATCGGCCCCAACGGCGCCGGCAAGACCACGGCGCTCAAGGCGATCCTCGGACTGATCCCGTTCGAGGGCGAGCTGCGCGTGCTGGGTCGCGATCCGCGTACCGAACGCGACGAACTCATGCGCGATGTGTGCTTCATCGCCGACGTCGCGGTGCTGCCGCGCTGGATCCGCGTGAAGGAAGCCATCGACTTCGTCGCCGGCGTGCACCCGCGCTTCGACCGCGCCAAGTGCGAACGCTTCCTCGCCCACACCCAGCTCAAGCCGCAGATGCGCGTGCGCGAGCTGTCCAAGGGCATGATCGTGCAGCTGCACCTGGCGCTGGTGATGGCCATCGACGCACGCCTGCTGGTGCTCGACGAACCCACGCTCGGCCTGGACATCCTCTACCGCAAGCAGTTCTACCAGCGCCTGCTGGAGGACTACTTCGACGAGGAGAAGACCATCCTGGTGACCACGCACCAGGTCGAGGAAATCGAGCACATCCTCACCGACGTGATGTTCATCCGCGACGGCAAGGTCGTGCTCAACAACGACATGGAAACGCTCGGCGAGCGCTTCACCGAAGTGATGGTCAACGGCGAACGCACGAACGATGCCCGCGCACTGCGCCCGATCGACGAGCGCGCCCTGCCCTTCGGCAAGACGGTGATGCTCTTCGACGGCGTACCGCGCGCGCAGCTCGCCGGACTGGGCGAAACCCGCACGCCGGGCCTGGCCGATCTGTTCGTCGCCACGATGAAGGGGACCTACGCATGA
- a CDS encoding GntR family transcriptional regulator, whose amino-acid sequence MTAIQWSDGAPIYRQLKDRVIAMMLDGILKPGDALPSVRQVAAEYQLNPITVSRAYQELADEALVEKRRGLGMYVTEEAAKKLLFNERERFLREEWPLVLERILRLGLTAEDLLTPAKAGSP is encoded by the coding sequence ATGACCGCAATCCAATGGAGCGACGGCGCTCCGATCTATCGCCAGCTGAAGGATCGCGTCATCGCGATGATGCTCGACGGAATCCTGAAGCCGGGGGACGCCCTCCCCTCCGTGCGCCAGGTGGCCGCCGAATACCAGCTCAATCCCATCACCGTCTCGCGCGCCTATCAGGAACTGGCGGACGAGGCTCTCGTCGAGAAACGCAGGGGTCTTGGCATGTACGTGACCGAAGAGGCGGCAAAGAAACTGCTGTTCAACGAACGCGAACGCTTCCTGCGCGAGGAGTGGCCGCTGGTGCTCGAACGCATCCTGCGGCTGGGCCTCACCGCCGAAGACCTGCTCACCCCGGCCAAGGCAGGCTCGCCATGA
- a CDS encoding FKBP-type peptidyl-prolyl cis-trans isomerase N-terminal domain-containing protein has product MKALMRGAAVLLTTAATLIGGAASAQEKNVLTTEREKTSNMVGTDIAQSITPLSPDIDLAAFQRAIQNAFDGGKPLITETEAQTVGPALMQRIAVRTGQAPAGTKAPDVPKDKVAYLVGADVGRSLAPIKDELELPVVIQAIRTSFDKGQPLLSETELGAIRQSFQQKVQAKMQAQAAQLGDKNKAEGAKFLAENKTQKGVITTGSGLQYMVLRQGSGPRPAATDRVRVNYEGKLLDGTVFDSSYARNQPAEFALNQVIAGWTEGVGMMPVGSKFRFWIPGDLAYGANGTPGGPIGPNATLVFDVELMGIL; this is encoded by the coding sequence ATGAAGGCATTGATGCGCGGCGCCGCCGTGTTGCTTACCACTGCGGCCACGCTGATCGGCGGGGCGGCCTCTGCTCAGGAAAAGAACGTGCTGACGACCGAACGCGAAAAGACCAGCAACATGGTGGGCACGGACATCGCCCAGTCCATCACGCCGCTGTCGCCCGACATCGACCTGGCCGCGTTCCAGCGCGCCATCCAGAACGCCTTCGACGGCGGCAAGCCGCTGATCACCGAAACCGAAGCGCAGACCGTCGGCCCCGCGCTGATGCAGCGCATCGCCGTGCGCACCGGTCAGGCGCCGGCCGGCACCAAGGCGCCGGACGTGCCGAAGGACAAGGTCGCCTATCTCGTCGGCGCCGACGTCGGTCGTTCGCTCGCGCCGATCAAGGACGAACTCGAATTGCCGGTCGTCATCCAGGCCATCCGCACCTCCTTCGACAAGGGCCAGCCGCTGCTGAGCGAAACCGAGCTGGGTGCGATCCGCCAGTCGTTCCAGCAGAAGGTCCAGGCCAAGATGCAGGCGCAGGCCGCGCAGCTGGGCGACAAGAACAAGGCCGAGGGCGCGAAGTTCCTCGCCGAGAACAAGACGCAGAAGGGCGTGATCACCACCGGTTCGGGCCTGCAGTACATGGTGCTGCGCCAGGGCTCGGGCCCGCGTCCGGCCGCGACCGACCGCGTGCGCGTCAACTACGAGGGCAAGCTGCTCGACGGCACCGTGTTCGACAGCTCCTATGCGCGCAACCAGCCGGCGGAATTCGCCCTCAACCAGGTTATCGCGGGCTGGACCGAAGGCGTCGGCATGATGCCGGTGGGCAGCAAGTTCCGTTTCTGGATCCCGGGCGATCTCGCCTACGGCGCCAACGGTACGCCGGGCGGCCCGATCGGCCCGAACGCCACGCTGGTGTTCGACGTCGAACTGATGGGCATCCTGTAA
- a CDS encoding FKBP-type peptidyl-prolyl cis-trans isomerase translates to MKFTSRHTGLALAVASLAALTAACNKPADNAEAKKETATAEAGKDGATAIAGLATEKEQVSYMIGMDMARSLEPVKGEIDLDTLHKALKTSLEGGKPLLDEKQAAQIRESFGQKVRAQQIAKLEADAKNNAEAGAKFLAENANKPGVTTTASGLQYQVLTEGKGPKPQASDVVSAHYKGTLLDGKTFDSSYDRGEPATFVLAQMVPGWQEGLTLMPVGSKFRFWIPSKLAYGEQGAGPIGPNQTLVFEVELLDIVKPGQAKR, encoded by the coding sequence ATGAAGTTCACTTCGCGCCACACCGGCCTTGCCCTGGCCGTCGCTTCGCTCGCCGCACTGACGGCCGCCTGCAACAAGCCGGCCGACAACGCCGAGGCCAAGAAGGAAACCGCCACCGCCGAAGCCGGGAAGGATGGCGCGACGGCGATCGCGGGCCTGGCGACGGAGAAGGAACAGGTCAGCTACATGATCGGCATGGACATGGCGCGCTCGCTCGAGCCGGTGAAGGGCGAGATCGACCTGGACACGCTGCACAAGGCGCTCAAGACCTCGCTGGAAGGCGGCAAGCCGCTGCTGGACGAGAAGCAGGCCGCGCAGATCCGCGAGTCGTTCGGCCAGAAGGTCCGCGCGCAGCAGATCGCCAAGCTGGAGGCCGACGCGAAGAACAACGCCGAGGCCGGCGCCAAGTTCCTCGCCGAAAACGCGAACAAGCCCGGCGTGACGACCACCGCCTCGGGCCTGCAGTACCAGGTGCTCACCGAAGGCAAGGGCCCGAAGCCGCAGGCCTCCGACGTCGTGAGCGCGCACTACAAGGGCACGCTGCTCGACGGCAAGACCTTCGACAGCTCATACGATCGCGGCGAACCGGCGACGTTCGTGCTCGCGCAGATGGTGCCGGGCTGGCAGGAAGGCCTGACGCTGATGCCGGTGGGCAGCAAGTTCCGCTTCTGGATCCCGAGCAAGCTCGCGTACGGCGAGCAGGGCGCAGGTCCGATCGGTCCGAACCAGACGCTCGTGTTCGAAGTGGAGCTGCTCGACATCGTGAAGCCGGGGCAGGCCAAGCGCTAA
- a CDS encoding UDP-glucose dehydrogenase family protein: protein MRVTIFGTGYVGLVTGTCLADVGHDVVCVDIDQAKVEGLNRGVIPIYEPGLEPMVKANHAAGRLTFTTDAAAAIAHGDVIFIAVGTPPDEDGSADLKYVLAVARTIGKHLERPAVVVNKSTVPVGTADKVRAAIAEELGKRGAEISFEVASNPEFLKEGDAVNDCMRPDRIVIGSSSAVAVDRLKRLYAPFNRNHERIVVMDVRSAELTKYAANAMLATKISFMNEIANIAERVGADVEMVRQGIGSDPRIGWHFIYPGAGYGGSCFPKDVQALHRTAQQHGYTAQLLGAVEGVNEQQKGHLFELIQRHYDGNIQGKTFAVWGLAFKPNTDDMREASSRRLLQQLWEAGAKVRAYDPEASEEAHRIFGDRDDLALCDSARAALAGADALVVVTEWKQFRSPDFGRLKQSVGDAVIFDGRNLYHPDEVESAGLAYYGIGRGRSIQTH from the coding sequence ATGCGCGTCACCATCTTCGGAACGGGCTACGTCGGCCTGGTCACCGGAACCTGTCTGGCGGATGTCGGCCATGACGTGGTCTGCGTCGATATCGACCAGGCCAAGGTCGAAGGCCTCAACCGCGGTGTGATCCCGATCTACGAGCCCGGCCTGGAGCCGATGGTGAAGGCCAACCACGCCGCGGGCCGGCTGACCTTCACCACCGATGCGGCAGCGGCCATCGCGCACGGCGATGTCATCTTCATCGCCGTGGGCACGCCGCCGGACGAGGACGGCAGCGCCGACCTCAAATACGTGCTGGCCGTGGCGCGCACGATCGGCAAGCACCTCGAACGCCCCGCGGTGGTGGTGAACAAGTCCACCGTGCCGGTCGGCACCGCCGACAAGGTGCGTGCGGCCATCGCCGAGGAACTGGGCAAGCGCGGCGCCGAAATCTCGTTCGAAGTCGCATCGAACCCGGAATTCCTGAAGGAAGGCGATGCGGTCAACGACTGCATGCGCCCGGACCGCATCGTCATCGGTTCCTCCAGCGCGGTCGCGGTCGATCGCCTGAAGCGCCTGTACGCGCCGTTCAACCGCAACCACGAGCGCATCGTCGTGATGGACGTGCGTTCGGCCGAGCTGACCAAGTACGCGGCCAACGCGATGCTGGCGACGAAGATCAGCTTCATGAACGAGATCGCCAACATCGCCGAGCGCGTGGGCGCGGACGTGGAGATGGTGCGGCAGGGCATCGGTTCGGACCCGCGCATCGGCTGGCACTTCATCTATCCCGGCGCCGGCTACGGCGGCTCGTGTTTCCCGAAGGACGTGCAGGCGCTGCATCGCACCGCGCAGCAGCACGGTTATACCGCCCAGCTGCTCGGCGCCGTCGAAGGCGTCAACGAACAGCAGAAGGGCCACCTGTTCGAGCTGATCCAGCGCCACTACGACGGGAACATCCAGGGCAAGACGTTCGCCGTGTGGGGCCTCGCGTTCAAGCCGAACACCGACGACATGCGCGAAGCATCGAGCCGTCGCCTGCTGCAGCAACTGTGGGAGGCCGGCGCCAAGGTGCGCGCGTACGACCCGGAAGCGAGCGAGGAAGCGCACCGCATCTTCGGCGATCGCGACGACCTGGCGTTGTGCGATTCCGCGCGCGCCGCACTGGCCGGCGCCGACGCACTGGTGGTCGTCACCGAATGGAAGCAGTTCCGTAGTCCGGATTTCGGTCGCCTGAAGCAATCGGTGGGCGATGCGGTGATCTTCGACGGTCGCAACCTGTACCACCCGGACGAGGTCGAATCGGCCGGGCTGGCGTACTACGGCATCGGGCGCGGGCGCTCGATCCAGACGCACTGA
- a CDS encoding SlyX family protein has protein sequence MTAGHDELEQRLVDLETRLAFQEQALSELSDALAASRGEEARNALAMHRVLEELRQMRAALASNPFSADPSQEPPPPHY, from the coding sequence ATGACGGCAGGACACGACGAGCTCGAGCAGCGCCTGGTCGATCTGGAAACGCGGCTCGCGTTCCAGGAGCAGGCGCTGTCCGAACTGAGCGATGCACTCGCCGCCTCGCGCGGCGAGGAAGCGCGCAACGCGCTGGCGATGCATCGCGTGCTGGAGGAACTGCGCCAGATGCGGGCCGCGCTCGCGTCCAACCCGTTCTCGGCGGACCCTTCGCAGGAACCGCCGCCGCCGCATTACTGA
- a CDS encoding DUF2058 domain-containing protein — MSNSLRDQLMGLGFKPAPKPERPAQSKGPQNKGPHARGGKPDHRAGGKPHGAQAHGAKPQGEKPQGRPDGRKPDARKPGQRHGGRPQSREDIDLAKAYAIRAQREKDERIAAEAAKQEEARKRREARAKLAELVKDKALNDAAAEIARHFPYGGKIKRIYVNEAQLKQLNAGELGVLQMDGRYLLVTAELLAQAEAIFAPAVALKVDPNAPAAEDPYADPQYQVPDDLVW; from the coding sequence ATGAGCAACAGCCTCCGCGACCAGTTGATGGGCCTGGGCTTCAAGCCCGCGCCCAAGCCCGAACGCCCTGCGCAGAGCAAGGGCCCGCAAAACAAGGGCCCGCACGCCAGGGGCGGCAAGCCGGATCACCGTGCGGGCGGAAAGCCGCACGGCGCACAGGCGCACGGCGCGAAGCCCCAGGGCGAGAAGCCGCAGGGCCGCCCGGACGGACGCAAGCCCGATGCGCGCAAGCCCGGCCAGCGACATGGCGGCAGGCCGCAGAGCCGCGAGGACATCGATCTGGCGAAGGCGTACGCCATCCGCGCCCAGCGCGAGAAGGACGAGCGCATCGCCGCCGAGGCCGCCAAGCAGGAAGAGGCGCGCAAGCGCCGTGAGGCGCGCGCGAAGCTGGCCGAACTGGTCAAGGACAAGGCGCTGAACGACGCCGCGGCCGAGATCGCGCGCCATTTTCCGTACGGCGGCAAGATCAAGCGCATTTACGTCAACGAGGCGCAGCTCAAACAGCTCAACGCCGGCGAACTCGGCGTGCTGCAGATGGACGGCCGCTACCTGCTGGTCACCGCCGAACTGCTCGCGCAGGCCGAAGCGATCTTCGCGCCCGCCGTCGCCCTGAAGGTCGATCCGAACGCCCCCGCCGCGGAAGACCCCTACGCCGATCCGCAATACCAGGTGCCCGACGACCTGGTGTGGTGA
- the metH gene encoding methionine synthase → MTPALPRQTRLSGLEPLQITPESNFINVGERTNVTGSAQFKKLILEGRLDEAVVVARQQVENGAQVIDVNMDEGLLDSERAMVEFLNLIAAEPDIARVPVMVDSSKFSVIEAGLRCLQGKGIVNSISMKEGEDEFLRQARLVRRYGAAVVVMAFDEAGQADTIERKVEICSRAYRLLTEQVGFPPEDIIFDPNVFAIATGIEEHNDYAVAFIEATRELKRRFPFSHISGGVSNVSFSFRGNEPVRQAIHVVFLYHAIKAGMDMGIVNAGALPLYDDLDAELRERVEDVVLNRRSDATERLLEIADRYKGKKGEKKVEDLAWREKPVRERLSHSLVHGIDQYIEADTEEARAQATRPLDVIEGALMDGMNVVGDLFGAGKMFLPQVVKSARVMKKAVAYLLPFIEAEKLRTGDVGKSNGKIVMATVKGDVHDIGKNIVGVVLACNNFEVIDLGVMVPAQVILDRARAENADLVGLSGLITPSLEEMSHVAREMQRQGFEVPLLIGGATTSRAHTALKIDPHYKSPTVWVKDASRAVGVAQSLISPDLRGNFVAANDADYAEIRQRHKQRGDGKRLVPLEKARGQRFDGGWGDYTPPAPNQPGLHVFDDYPLAELVDYIDWTPFFNTWELAGKYPAILTDEVVGAQASELYRDARAMLRRIVEERWLTAKAVFALWPANAIGDDVVVDANGTSTTLHFLRQQVDKPADRPDFCLADFIAPKDSGRQDWIGGFAVTAGIGIEEHIARFEADHDDYNAILLKALADRFAEALAERLHERVRKEFWGYAATEALGNDALIDEAYVGIRPAPGYPACPEHSEKATLFRLLDAENNAGVRLTESFAMYPAAAVSGYYFSHPRSQYFVVGRVSKEQVEDYARRKGVSLAQAERWLASNLDYDPE, encoded by the coding sequence ATGACCCCAGCCCTTCCCCGCCAGACGCGCCTCAGCGGCCTGGAGCCGTTGCAGATCACGCCGGAAAGCAATTTCATCAACGTCGGCGAGCGCACCAACGTCACCGGCAGCGCGCAGTTCAAGAAGCTCATCCTGGAAGGCCGCCTCGACGAAGCCGTCGTGGTCGCGCGCCAGCAGGTCGAGAACGGCGCACAGGTCATCGACGTCAACATGGACGAAGGCCTGCTCGATTCCGAGCGCGCGATGGTCGAGTTCCTCAACCTCATCGCCGCCGAGCCGGACATCGCACGCGTGCCGGTGATGGTGGACAGCTCGAAGTTCAGCGTCATCGAGGCCGGTCTGCGCTGCCTGCAAGGCAAGGGCATCGTCAACTCGATCTCGATGAAGGAAGGCGAGGACGAATTCCTGCGCCAGGCGCGCCTGGTGCGCCGCTACGGCGCGGCGGTGGTGGTGATGGCCTTCGACGAGGCCGGCCAGGCCGACACGATCGAGCGCAAGGTCGAGATCTGCTCGCGCGCCTACCGGCTTTTGACCGAACAGGTCGGCTTCCCGCCGGAAGACATCATCTTCGACCCGAACGTGTTCGCCATCGCGACCGGCATCGAGGAACACAACGACTACGCCGTCGCCTTCATCGAAGCCACGCGCGAGTTGAAGCGGCGCTTCCCGTTCAGCCACATCTCCGGCGGCGTGTCGAACGTCTCGTTCTCCTTCCGCGGCAACGAGCCGGTCCGGCAGGCTATCCACGTCGTGTTCCTGTACCACGCCATCAAGGCCGGCATGGACATGGGCATCGTCAATGCCGGCGCGCTGCCGCTGTACGACGACCTGGACGCCGAACTGCGCGAGCGCGTCGAGGACGTCGTGCTCAACCGCCGCAGCGACGCGACCGAACGCCTGCTGGAAATCGCCGATCGCTACAAGGGCAAGAAGGGCGAGAAGAAGGTCGAGGACCTCGCATGGCGCGAGAAGCCCGTGCGCGAACGCCTGTCGCATTCGCTGGTGCACGGCATCGACCAGTACATCGAAGCCGACACCGAGGAAGCGCGGGCCCAGGCGACGCGTCCGCTGGACGTGATCGAAGGCGCGTTGATGGACGGCATGAACGTCGTCGGCGACCTGTTCGGCGCCGGCAAGATGTTCCTTCCGCAGGTCGTGAAATCCGCGCGCGTGATGAAGAAGGCGGTGGCGTACCTGCTGCCCTTCATCGAAGCCGAGAAGCTGCGCACGGGCGATGTGGGCAAGTCCAACGGCAAGATCGTGATGGCGACCGTCAAGGGCGACGTGCACGACATCGGCAAGAACATCGTCGGCGTCGTGCTGGCGTGCAACAACTTCGAAGTGATCGACCTCGGCGTGATGGTGCCGGCGCAGGTGATCCTCGATCGCGCCAGGGCCGAGAACGCCGATCTGGTCGGGCTGTCCGGCCTGATCACGCCATCGCTGGAGGAGATGAGCCACGTCGCGCGCGAGATGCAGCGACAGGGCTTCGAAGTGCCCCTGCTGATCGGTGGCGCGACGACCTCGCGCGCGCACACCGCGCTGAAGATCGATCCGCACTACAAGTCGCCGACGGTGTGGGTGAAGGACGCCTCGCGCGCGGTCGGCGTCGCGCAGTCGCTGATCAGCCCGGACCTGCGCGGCAACTTCGTCGCCGCCAACGACGCCGACTACGCCGAGATCCGCCAGCGCCACAAGCAGCGCGGCGACGGCAAGCGCCTGGTCCCGCTGGAAAAGGCGCGCGGACAGCGCTTCGACGGCGGTTGGGGCGACTACACGCCGCCCGCGCCGAACCAGCCGGGCCTGCACGTGTTCGACGATTACCCGTTGGCCGAACTCGTCGATTACATCGACTGGACGCCGTTCTTCAACACCTGGGAGCTGGCCGGCAAGTACCCGGCGATCCTCACCGACGAGGTCGTCGGCGCGCAGGCGAGCGAGCTGTACCGCGATGCGCGCGCGATGCTCAGGCGCATCGTCGAGGAGCGCTGGCTCACGGCGAAGGCGGTCTTCGCGCTGTGGCCGGCCAATGCGATCGGCGACGACGTGGTGGTCGACGCGAACGGCACCTCCACCACCCTGCACTTCCTGCGACAGCAGGTCGACAAGCCCGCCGATCGTCCGGATTTCTGCCTGGCCGATTTCATCGCGCCGAAGGATTCGGGCCGCCAGGACTGGATCGGCGGCTTCGCGGTGACGGCGGGCATCGGCATCGAGGAACACATCGCGCGCTTCGAAGCCGACCACGACGACTACAACGCGATCCTGCTCAAGGCGCTGGCCGACCGCTTCGCCGAAGCGCTGGCCGAACGCCTGCACGAACGCGTGCGCAAGGAATTCTGGGGCTATGCCGCGACGGAGGCCCTCGGCAACGACGCGTTGATCGACGAGGCCTACGTCGGCATCCGCCCCGCGCCGGGTTATCCCGCGTGCCCCGAACACAGCGAGAAGGCGACGCTGTTCCGCCTGCTCGACGCAGAGAACAACGCCGGCGTGCGGCTGACGGAGAGCTTCGCGATGTACCCGGCCGCGGCGGTCTCCGGCTACTACTTCAGCCACCCACGCAGCCAGTATTTCGTCGTGGGGCGTGTGTCGAAGGAACAGGTCGAGGATTACGCGCGCCGCAAGGGCGTGAGTCTCGCGCAGGCCGAGCGCTGGCTGGCGTCCAACCTGGACTACGACCCCGAGTGA
- a CDS encoding homocysteine S-methyltransferase family protein has product MNTLPWLNPERAQSLQRLLRERILVLDGAMGTMIQQHSLDEAAYRGERFAKGYDHAYDHVEHVHGDNCGCARDQRGNNDLLSLTQPQIIRGIHAEYLDAGADLIETNTFNSTTVSLADYGLEHLARELNEAGARLAREACDAAEAADPSRPRYAIGVLGPTSRTASLSPDVNRPGFRAITFDELRVAYREAADGLIDGGADVLMVETVFDTLNAKAALFAIEEAFDARGVRLPVMVSGTITDASGRTLSGQTAEAFWYSLRHAQPLAIGLNCALGAKDLRAHVDVLAQVADAYVSTHPNAGLPNAFGGYDETPDDMAEVLGEFARAGLLNLVGGCCGTTPAHIAAIAKVVEGVAPRTLPSLAAAA; this is encoded by the coding sequence ATGAACACCCTGCCGTGGCTCAACCCCGAACGCGCGCAATCGCTGCAGCGCCTGCTGCGCGAGCGCATCCTCGTGCTCGACGGCGCGATGGGCACGATGATCCAGCAGCATTCGCTCGATGAAGCCGCGTACCGCGGCGAGCGTTTCGCCAAGGGCTACGACCACGCGTACGACCACGTCGAACACGTGCACGGGGACAACTGCGGCTGCGCGCGCGACCAGCGCGGCAACAACGACCTGTTGAGCCTGACGCAGCCGCAGATCATCCGCGGTATCCACGCGGAATATCTCGATGCTGGCGCCGACCTGATCGAGACCAACACGTTCAACTCCACCACCGTCTCGCTCGCCGATTACGGCCTGGAGCACCTGGCGCGCGAGCTCAACGAAGCCGGCGCCCGCCTCGCGCGCGAAGCCTGCGACGCCGCGGAGGCCGCCGATCCTTCGCGCCCGCGCTACGCGATCGGCGTGCTCGGGCCGACCAGCCGCACCGCCTCGCTGAGCCCCGACGTGAACCGCCCCGGTTTTCGCGCCATCACTTTCGACGAGCTGCGCGTGGCGTATCGCGAAGCCGCCGACGGCCTGATCGACGGCGGCGCGGACGTGCTGATGGTCGAGACGGTGTTCGACACCCTCAACGCCAAGGCGGCGCTGTTCGCGATCGAGGAAGCCTTCGACGCGCGCGGCGTGCGCCTGCCGGTGATGGTGTCGGGCACGATCACCGACGCGTCGGGCCGCACGCTTTCCGGGCAGACGGCCGAAGCATTCTGGTATTCGCTGCGCCACGCGCAGCCGCTGGCGATCGGCCTGAACTGCGCGCTCGGCGCGAAAGACCTGCGCGCGCACGTCGACGTGCTGGCGCAGGTCGCCGACGCGTACGTCAGCACGCACCCGAACGCCGGCCTGCCCAACGCGTTCGGTGGCTACGACGAAACGCCGGACGACATGGCCGAAGTGCTCGGCGAGTTCGCCCGCGCCGGCCTGCTCAACCTCGTCGGCGGTTGCTGCGGTACGACGCCGGCGCACATCGCGGCGATCGCGAAGGTCGTCGAAGGCGTCGCGCCGCGCACGTTGCCGTCGCTGGCCGCCGCGGCCTGA